The segment ATCGACGTCGGCCTCGTCGCCTACGAGATGAACCTCCGGGTTCGCCAGGTCGGCCGTAGTCTCTCGGCCCCACCCCGTGGCGACGCGCGCGACGCCGTTCCGCCCTCCTCACCCGCGGCGGCCCCCTCATGAGACCCCCGCAACCGAGCCAGGACACCAGCCCCCTGGTTCGGCCCTACACCGTGACCGGCGGACGAACCCGTCCCGTCCAGCCCGGTCTCGACATGATCAGCACCGTTGTCGCGACCCGAACACCGCGTGACCTGCCGGGTCTCCAGCCCGAACAGGTCGCGATCATCAACCTCTGCCAGCGCGCCATCTCCGTGGCCGAGGTGGCGGCACATCTTGACCTTCCACTCAGTGTGGTCAAGGTCCTGATCGGTGATCTCGTGGCGGAGGGAGCGATACTCGCCCGTGCCCCCGTGCCCGTGGCAGACCTACCGGAGATGAACGTTCTGCAGGCGGTACTTGATGGAATCCGCAGGATCTGACGTCGTTCCCGAGATCGAACCGATTCCCATGGCGATCAAGATTCTGGTCGCCGGGGGGTTCGGCGTGGGCAAGACGACTCTCGTTGGCTCGGTCAGCGAGATCACCCCATTACGCACCGAGGAGGTGATGACAGAGGCGAGC is part of the Spiractinospora alimapuensis genome and harbors:
- a CDS encoding DUF742 domain-containing protein codes for the protein MRPPQPSQDTSPLVRPYTVTGGRTRPVQPGLDMISTVVATRTPRDLPGLQPEQVAIINLCQRAISVAEVAAHLDLPLSVVKVLIGDLVAEGAILARAPVPVADLPEMNVLQAVLDGIRRI